GAAGGGTTGGGATATTGAACCTTTTTATGATGAAAAAACACATGGACTTACGTGGTCTTTGCTGGCAGAGGATGACAATAAAGCAACGTTTCTTAACTACAATACGCGAATCTTAACGAGGGAAGGGAATATTTCTGTTATCCTAGTCTCAGATCCTGCGCATCGTGAAGCGGATAAGAAGGTGCTTGCTGAGAAGTTATTGCCTAAGTTAACGATGAAGCCAGGTGAGAAGTACGAGGATTTCAATCCTGCCAAAGATAAGATGTCTGAATACGGACTTAGCGCGCTGATACTTGGAGGAGCAGGACTAGCTGTGGCTAAGAAGGTCGGTTTCATTGCTCTCATTCTTGTCTTTCTAAAGAAGTTCGCAGTTCTCATCGTAATTGCTCTTGGAGCTGTTTGGACGTTTATCAAAAAAAGATTTCAGCGGCGAGATATGAACGGTTAATAAGAGGACAGTGGAGCGGCACAAGAGCAGCGATTGCACTAGCATATCGACGAAAGTGCTTCTTCCTGCTATGATTAAACACGTTAATTATCAACGTTGTATAACGTTTGGAAGAAAGTGGGTTTCTATCATGATTGATCACATTGTACTCGTTAAATTCGGAGAGACGACGACAAACGCGCAGATGCAAGAGGTTGTAGACCGTTTCAAAGCTCTGAGAGCTCATTTGACAGGTATCGTCGATATTCAAGCCGGCATTAACTTTTCTGAGAAGAACAAAGGGTATCAAGTTGTTTTATCCGTGCGTTTTGAAGATCGAGCAGCGCTTGAAGCTTATGGTCCTAACCCGGAGCATCAAGCGGTTGCCGCCTATATCAGAGAAGTAGGTCGAGAAGACAGTTTAATTGTGGATATCGAAATTTAAAGATGAGCGACGGGTAGGGACATGGTCCTTGCCCGTCTTTTTTTTGGGAACCAGAGGGCATTTTGCGGATTTTATACGAATGGGGGAGTTCGTCCAATCTATTAAACTAGCAGATACATATCATATCTTATCTTAACAAGAGAGGAGAGGATTATATAATGGCTAATCAAATTGAAAGTTACCAAGGCATTACGGTTACACCAGTGACGGACGGGGTGCAAATTCCGGTCCCCTTGACGCCGGCTGGTGTCGGCATTGCGGAGGTTCGGGTTTCCGTTCCAGGCACTTTTCCCAACGTTGTTGAAGTAAAAGCGACTGTGGGGATAAGAGGAGATGCGGGAACTGGAAGTGTATTGTTCCGTATTTTCCGGGACGGGCATGAAATCTACTATGCTCGTTTGGGGATCGAAGCTAGTTTCGAGAAATATTATGTTCCTACGCTGCAAGCAATCGACGTCAACCCGCCGCAAGGATCGCACGGTTACACATTGTCCATTGAGGCTTTAACACCTGGTTTATCTGTAACGGTTATTGGACCGATTACAATGAGCGCTTTGGTAATTAACGCAATCTAATACAATAAGCCTCCGATTCCACGTTTGTAGGTGGGGTTGGGGGCTTGTTTGTGCTTTAAGATTGCTAACTTTTCTGTTCTTTGCGATAGACAGAAGGCGCTGTGCCGGTCCATTTGCGGAATTGCTTCGAGAAATACAGAGCATCATTGAAGCCGACCGAGGAGGCCACCTGATCAATGGTCATGGACGTTTCTAGCAGCTGCTTGGCGCGTTCCATACGGATTTTGAATAAATACTGCATAGGCGCGAAGCCGGTGTATTGTTTGAACATTTTACATAAATAGGTTCGATGGTACCCCAATTTGTGAGCCAGCTCTTCAATGGATACCGTTTGGGTGTATTGCAGCTCCAAGTAACGGATGGCTTGACCAATTTGACGTTCAATGTCCGTTTCGGTAACAGGCTTGGCTGTCATTTGGTGCGTATTTGACCGCCCTAGCTCGCGGATCAGGAGCCT
Above is a genomic segment from Paenibacillus sp. HWE-109 containing:
- a CDS encoding DUF2167 domain-containing protein; this translates as MLKRIGWMALILCMVAGSSASAEESTSKYTWIEGGKIVDLGPIAAIDLGPEFVFLDAENTKKMSKENHESVTGNEMGSIFPKNADQTWTVILEYEKSGHIKDDEKTKIDAKDLLNSYKKGTEAANKERQEGQRIHVKGWDIEPFYDEKTHGLTWSLLAEDDNKATFLNYNTRILTREGNISVILVSDPAHREADKKVLAEKLLPKLTMKPGEKYEDFNPAKDKMSEYGLSALILGGAGLAVAKKVGFIALILVFLKKFAVLIVIALGAVWTFIKKRFQRRDMNG
- a CDS encoding Dabb family protein — its product is MIDHIVLVKFGETTTNAQMQEVVDRFKALRAHLTGIVDIQAGINFSEKNKGYQVVLSVRFEDRAALEAYGPNPEHQAVAAYIREVGREDSLIVDIEI
- a CDS encoding exosporium protein C; this translates as MANQIESYQGITVTPVTDGVQIPVPLTPAGVGIAEVRVSVPGTFPNVVEVKATVGIRGDAGTGSVLFRIFRDGHEIYYARLGIEASFEKYYVPTLQAIDVNPPQGSHGYTLSIEALTPGLSVTVIGPITMSALVINAI